ACGAGAAACACAAAACACTCCTTTAGAGATAATCAGCCGTTAACAATCTAAAATTAGCACGGACACGGCTGAAACTAACCGAAACAGAGTAATATTGAAGATGTAGCTTACCGCAGTTCCTAAATAGAGAGCCAAAGAGCAGTCTCAAGTGACTTCGACGGCAAAAGATTCCCAAAAACAAGATTCAGGCCAGGTCAAGCAGACTCTGACAGATACGCAGGCGGCCTTAATCAAAGAAGATTTTTGGACAGCACGCTCTCTGGCTGGCTGGGTAGGCGCAGCGCTTAGTGGCTTTGCCTGTCTATTTTTGGCCCTGTCGGCTGTGCACATCATGAGTCCCGGGCTGCAAGAGCAAGACATTGCCGACCGCGATCTCAAAGCCCCGAGCACAGTATCGGTACAAGACCGCGGTGAGACTGACAAAGTACGCGAAAAAGCCAGACAGAGCATTGTCCCAATTTTTCAGGTGGACAAAAGCCGCGACCAGCTCTCTATCAATAATATTGCCAGGACCCTGGCTCGGGCAGAGAGCCTGCAAGCTATGGGTATCGTGCCTCTTACACCAGTGCCACTGACGGCTGGGGCCAGTAACGAAGTAGCAAAAAAAACAGATAAAGCCATAACTACTAAAAAGATTTTGGCAAGCACAAACAAAATAAGTGCTGCTGAACAAAATCGCCTTTTGCAATTACCCGATGGTGAATTTGCTGAGGCGCTACTAAAACCGGCAATGGACAAGAGTGTCTGGCACGACGTAGTCCTGGAGTTTTTGCCTTATAACTGGACCCCCCAAGCGCAAAGTGCCGCTACCGATATCATCGCTAGCAATCTAGAAGCAAATCTAGTAATCGATCCCGAGAGCACAAGACAAAAAGCTGATGAAGTAACCAGTGCTGTCCTGCCAGTCCTCAAAGTAATCAAAGAAGGCGAAATAATCGTACCCCAGGGCTCGATTATCACCAGAGACAAACTATCCATACTGCAAGAGCTTGGTATCACCCATGTCAACCGCTGGCCCTTTATATTTAGTATGGCCATATCGCTTGGCGCAGCACTCATACTGGTAGGACTCTATCTCTACACTTACGAGACCAAACACTTTTTTTCGCCTAGCTCTATTGGACTGATGTTTACAGTACAGGTGGTGGTAGCTTCGGTGGCATCACTGGTCGGTAAGACCAATCCGCAGTTTGTGCCAATACCAGCTGCCGCACTGATTCTCACCATATTTTTTGGCAGACGGGCGGCGCTGGCTCTGACTATCCCAATGATTTTGTTATTAGCCGTCGATAGATTGATGGATTTGCACAGCCTTGGGGCACACACACTGGCTAGCTTAGGCGCTATCTGGGCCTATTCATCGGTGAGCCGCTCAGCGGTATTTAGTACCGGCATACTGGTAGCAGTTGGTCTTGTGGTCGGCGACCTGGCAGCTACGGCCCTTGACCATACCTTTTTGGGTTGGGGCTCTTTTGGTAAGAGACTCTTGCTAGATTTTGCTGGTGGTATCACGAGCTCTATTGTGGCAGTGGGCAGTTTGCCATTTTTAGAAAATCTCTTTGGCTTAATCACACCTTTTAGACTGGCCGAGCTAACCGATGCCAACCAGCCTCTCTTGCGCCGACTGGAAGAAAACGCCCCGGGCACTTATCAACACAGCCTGGCTGTAGCCAATATGGCCGAAGCCGGTGCCAAAGCCATCTATGCCGATGCCAATTTAGTCAGAGCTGGTGCCCTTTATCACGATATTGGCAAAATGGTACGTCCCAAATACTTCATCGAAAACCAGCTAGGTGCCACCAATCCCCACGACTCAATGTCACCAGAAGACAGCAGAGCCAGGGTACTGGCACACGTCAGCGATGGTATCGCTCTGGCCCAAAAATACTCACTGCCCAAAGCAATTCAAGACTTTATCCCGATGCACCAGGGCACCACTTTGATGGCTTATTTTTATCACAAAGCCTGCACCAGAGATGGTGCGGACAATGTTGATCCCAGCACTTACCGCTATCCTGGTCCCAAGCCAAACTCCAAAGAAACAGCGATAGTTATGCTTGCCGACGTAGCCGAAGCCGTTACTCACTCCATGCGCGATCCCAGTCAGGAAGAAGTAGATGAGGCTCTCACCAAAGTATTCCAGAACCGCTGGGACGATGGTCAATTTAACGAAAGCACTCTCAGCTACGAAGAAATGCAAAAAGTCAAAAGTGGCTTTGCCAGAGTGTGGCGTACATTGCACCACGAAAGACTGAAATACCCCTCTACTACAACTGGCAAAATGGCCATCGCTCCAGCCCACGAAAAAGCTCTAGAAGCAGAAAAGAACGACCGCCAGCTAATTGCTGACAAAGCGGCAGAGAGCGCACTGCAAGCTGATTGCTGTGCTAACGAAGAAGAAAACCCAAAGCCATAACTATTGATATTTAAGTCTGGTACGGTGCAATGCACCCAGGCGAATTAGTGCTTCGTCAGCCCCAATCTTTTCGCTCACAGCACCATCTAGAGCCACAATAGCGCGCTCATATGGAATAGCTTGTTGCAACATCAAACAGCTCAGACGCAAAGAGTTATATACAGCATGCTCCTCGCAAAGCTTGTTGTCTATCAAGATCCGCGCCACCGATGAAGACTGATTGTAATTGACTTCCAAACGCTCTTTTATATCTTTTGAAAGTTCATCATTTGATAGTTTGAGCCGCCCTGAATCTTTGAGGAGCTGACACATCAAACGCGCTGGATTACCGCTAGCGGCCTGAGCACAGCTCTCTGACAGAGCCTGGACAAAGCCCTGCTCAAGCTCTCGGATGCGCATATAGACATCACGAGCAAGCTCCATCGTCAGTGTCTCGTTATCGATCATCTCCTGCATCTCGACAGAGCGAGTTATCAAATGAGGACCAATACCAGTAATCTCACAAAAAGCCTGACCACAGGGTATAGCCTTAGTCAGAGCCAATTGCAGAGCCGATATCAGCCCCATATCGTCAATCATGCCGGCGGCAAATAGTAACTCACCAAGCCGAGGCGTACCGCGGCGCATGGTGGGCCGCATCTAATAACTGCTGCGATAACAAAGTCCGGTAACAAAATATATGACCAAGAGGCAGACCAGTGCGTTGATTGACAGCAAGAGCCTCGTCCAGATCTTCTTGCGATACAAGTCCTGCTTGAGTCAAAATTTGACCCAATTTGTTGCTTAAAAGGTCCTCTGGTTGGACTACACTAGCCCTGGTAAAGGCCTCAGATAGCTCCAGCCCATCGCTATAGGCAGTGGCAAGTACTCGCACACCCATGTTAAAAGGCAGTTGTCGATTATTGATAAGAGCCTGGATATCGAGAGCGATGCGCAGCTGATCTTCGGTCAAATAGCCAGATGTGGTTAAAATTTTGCCTAAAGGCATACCTTTTTCTTCAAAGTTACTCAGTGCCTCTTTGAGAAACTCATAACTGATAATGCCCGATGCTTTGAGTAAATCGCCAAGTCGCACATGGCCAATGGCCATGGTCAGCGCGTCGTTAATACCCGAAGCGGTAAAGCCCTCGCGCCGCACCTGCGCAGGCAGGGAGGACTGGGTCAACGAAAGATTAGGTTTATTGGATTCGCCCTGACTCAAGATTGCTCTCTAAAAAAACTGATTGTCGTCTGACCATATTGCCTTGTATCGACTCTTACTAGGCTATCACTTACCCCCAATAAAGGATCGTCAGTCATATGCTCAACGATAAAGAGCCCGTCTGCTCTCAAAAGATCTGCTTCGACGATAAGGCTAGCGAGCTTGGGTCCGAGTTTTTGCTTGTAAGGCGGGTCAGCAAAAATGATGTCAAAACCGTTACTATTGAGCTGACCCAGCACCTTGAGAACATCCCCCTGGATAACCTCGACACAACTGTCCTCGAGACCAAAATTGCTCGCTGACTGAGTGATAGCCCGCACTGAATGGGGGTTTTGCTCAACAAATGTAACAGAGGTTGCCCCGCGACTCAGTGCTTCAAAGCCCATCAGTCCAGTGCCAGCAAAGAGATCGAGGAAGCTCAAACCTCTCAATCTGTGTCCTAAAATGTTAAAAAAAGCCTGCCGCACTTTTGAAGCTGTGGGCCTGACAGCGAGCCCTTTTGGACACGTTACCAACCTGCCTCTCAGCTCTCCACCAGTGATGCGCACAAAAATACCTCAGAAGCTCTCATGTTAACATGGACTGGCTTGCACAGGCTTTCTGCACCCTAACAATGAGGCAACCCCATGAGCGCCCGCCGTATAGCTCGAGAACTGGCAATAATAGTAATGCCGCAGCTTCCCAAGAATACTGAGAAGCTAAATGAAGTCGAGATCATGCAGTTGTCCGATAAAGCAATCCATATGCTGGTGGACTATGCCAGACAAAATCTTATGGATGCTCAGGCTCTTGTGGTTACCGCCAGCAACGAATTAACCGAAATTGAAGTCGAACACGAATCGAATAAAAATTTAGTCGAAGACCTCAAAGCAGTACCCTTAAACTCTGGGCAAATAAAAGAAAAATTGCGCACACTGGAGACTGCTATATCGCTCGTCTCAGAAGCACTCGACATACCAGATATGGCGATGGCATCTGGCTCAGTCAATCTCCATGCCAATTGCAAAAAGTGCGGTACTGGTATCAATATCAGTGTCGAAAAACCACACAAAGAAGAAGTCCGCAATTTTGTTGTCAGACTGGTGACAAACTATCTAGACAACAAAGACTTGATTGACGAATTTATCAAAAGAGCCCGCACAAAATGGCGCGTAGAGCGCATGGTCTCAGTCGATAGAGATATCCTCAGACTAGCCTGTGCCGAAGCCTTTTTTATGCACGACATCCCGGTCAAAGTAGCAGTCTCAGAAGCAGTGGAATTATCCCACCGCTTTGCCGACGCCAAAGCCGCCAAGTTTATCAACGGTATCCTCGGAGATCTTGTAGAAGAAGCCGAAGCGGTAAGAAGAGTCTATGCCAAGAAACAGTCTGACGACAAAAAGTTAGAGGTCTAAAATGAGCGACAACGGACCACAGGGTAATAAAAGAGGCTTTTGGGGCACCACCCTGACCAAGCTAAAATCAGTCCTGGCCAAAACCAAAGAACAAGTACAGGACGCAGAAGCTGAGCTAAATGACGAAGCCACGGCCGGTACATCACAGCCAGTCCAGGCAACTCAAAACACCCAGACAGCACCACAGCCGGCACCACAACCAGTGGCTGTGGCACAAATCGCCAAGCCAGACAGCTGGCACAAATCTGTCGATCAAGATTACATCGAAAACTTAGAAGAGCGCCTGATAAGAGCCGACCTCGGTCTTGCTACAGTTACTCCAATCATCCAAAAACTGGAACAAGAATCAAAAGGCAAAAACTGGACCGGTAAAGATGTAGACGCCTTTTTAAAACGTCAATTTAGTGAACTACTAGCAAGCGCACCGAGCTCGACACTGGGCTATAAAGCCGGACAGGTCAATGTCTATTTGATAGTGGGCGTAAACGGCGTAGGCAAAACTACCAGTATTGGTAAACTTGCCAGCAGATTTAAAAGCGAAGGCAAAAGAGTTTTGCTGGCTGCCGGTGATACTTTTAGAGCAGCGGCAGAGTCTCAACTAGAGATCTGGTCCAATAGAGCTGGTGTAGACATAGTCAGACTGGCAGAGGGAGCCGATCCTGGCGCTGTTGTGTTTCAGGCAGTAAAAAAAGCCAGAGACGAAAATTACGATGTCCTTTTAATCGACACAGCCGGACGTCTCCATAACAAAACCAACTTGATGGACGAACTCAAAAAAGTCCGCGGTGTCATCGAAAAACACGCCAGCGATCTGCCACTGGAGAGCCTATTGGTGCTTGATGCCAGCACTGGTCAAAACGGACTGCAACAAGCAAAAGTCTTTTGCGAAGTAGCCGGTCTTACTGGTGTTGTCCTGACAAAACTAGATGGCACCGCCAAAGGTGGCGTAGTTTTTGCCATCGCCAGAGAGCTTAAAATACCAGTCAAACTGATTGGCATCGGCGAAAAAATGGAAGACCTGCGCGACTTTGAGCCTGGTCTCTTTGTCGAAGCACTATTTTAAAATCACCAAAATTGCCACCAGGGCTTGCCGTCCGCTTTTTTGTCAGCACTGCCAGGTAACTTTACTTCGGTAAAGCGACCGACACTATCGTAGTAAAGCTCAGTGCCATTGGTGGGATTTTTTATCTGACAGTCAGCGATTGCCTTGACCCAGTCTTCAAAACTGGGGGCAGTCACAGCATAGCCAAAAGGATCATGGCAAAAGTAGTAAATCGACTGATCCTCTGACTTTGGGCTAATACCAATACTATTGCCACAGCCGTCCACATTAAAAGCTAGTGCAATATAGCCCTCCATCTCGCCGCAATCAGCATCAAAGGCATAAAGATGGTCAGGATGGGCCACTCCAGCCAGGGCCCAGATGCCCGGGCCTATTGTTTGCATAAACGCACGATATCCATCAGGCAGCTTTATGCCAAGCCTCTCCTCACAGCTCAATAGCTCGGCGTCAGTGACAACTCTCGGCGAGGGCAATGCAGTCCAAGTCTTTTTGGCGCCCTCATTATAGATACCAGGCTCAAAGAGCGGCTTACCACCGGCTTTAGCCTGGGCATTGGCATTCAGATATTCGATAAAATCAGTCATACTACCTGTCAGTGCAAAGGGGCAAACAAATCAGGCTCCATTTTACCCTCACTTTTGACTGCTTTGATATCGCATCCGGGCATCAATATTTTTAGCTGCCGGACCTTCTCCTCGTCAAATTTTTCGGACGATATCTTGAGATTGGCTAGCTTACGCCTCTTAGCCAGTTTGGCCAAACCGTTATAAGTTATGGCAGTGCCATTGATTTCTAATTTGGCAAGACGAGGACAAGCGGCCAAAAACTCCACCGCATTATCATTAATGTGGCTGTTAAAGCCTAAGGACAGTCGCCTAAGCTTTGGAGCTTTTGCTATATAAAAGAGACTGTCATTAGTGAGATGGCAGTTAGCCATAAACAAAGTCTCCAGGCTTGGCAGGTCACAAATAGATTTTAGTTGTGCTTGGTTTATGGGATCAAAACTCAAATCCAGCCGCTTGAGGGACTTTGACTGAGTCAGATATTTGAGCCCGGCACCGGTGACATTGGTTTTATTGATTACTAAGTCTTTTAGGTTTTTGACTTTGCCAATCTGCTCCAGATCTTTATCATCAACCTCAGTGTTACTCATAATGATGCGACCCAAACCATCCAGCCTGGACAGATACTTGTAGTTATGTGATTTGACCACTAGCTGATTAAAATCAATCGAAGCCAGTGCGTTTTTATCAAGCTTATCGAGCCAACCAAGATCGCTAGCACCATAAAAGTTGAGTTCTAGATGCAAACTGTGATCTGCTGGATAAACTTGCTCACCCTGAGCTAACTTAGCGGGAAACTTATTAAGATCGGTGGGAAATTGTCTTTTAATCACGCCCATATCAATAATCCGTCCCACAGCTTTGTGCGGAGGGAATTTGACCGTAACAGTGGCACCACTGACTTGCGCTTGACACTGACAATTGGCAGCAAAAAGACTGGCTGTTATTAGAGCCATTAGCCTAACAATTAGTGGTACCCTGAATTGCATTTTCACTATTAACTGCTATCCAATACAAACATCTTATCATCGTCCCTTCGCTTTAAAAATGGACAAAAGTCATGCAAATTTTGATTATCGGCGGCACAAAATTTTTAGGCAGACATATTGTGCAAGCCGCCCTTAAGCGCGGACACACAGTGACCACCTTTAATCGAGGTACCGCTAATCTAAAAGAACAGAGTGCCGTTAAAAAACTCATTGGTGATCGCAATAAGGATTTGAGTTTGCTTAAAACTCAAAGCTGGGACGCCGTAATCGACACCTGCGGCAGCGATCCTGAGTCTGTACAAAAGTCTTGCGAGTATTTACTGGAGCTAACAGACAGTTACACTTTTATCTCGACAATCTCAGTGTATAAAGACTATGCCGGTCCAGACCAGAGCGAGAGCTTGACGCTCAAAAATATCGACACAGACAAAAGAGAATACGGATCTCTTAAAGCGGCATGTGAAGCCATTGTCGAAAAACTCTATCGGCAAAATCATCAGATACTGAGACCCGGATTAATAGTAGGACCATACGACCCGACCGATAGATTTACCTACTGGCCTGGCCGCATCGCCAGAGGTGGTAAGGTATTGGCGCCATGGAGTGAAATGCCCCTCTGGGTGCCCGAAGACGAACCAGACCTGGCTGGTTTTTTGGCCATTGATAGTAGCAAAGCAAGAGCCGCCGGTCTTAAATTTAGACCGCTCAAAAGTACGATAAAAGACACCTACGACTGGGACTTGAGTCGCAGCCAAGCTGAATATCTAGCTGGTCTGAGTGCTGAGCGTGAGGCTAAGCTTTTGAGCCAATAAGCTCAAGGGCATCAGGATTTTCGATAGAAGAAAGATCGCCTACCGCTTCACCCAGATATTTGCGACGGATAGAGGCTCGTACAATCTTGCCAGAGCGTGTCTTAGGTAGTGACTGTATAGCGATGATAGTATCGGGCTTGAGAGTGGCGCCAAGACGCTTGCCGACCATATCTCTGAGCTGTGCTTCCACATCTTTGGAGTAGCTCACACCAGGCATCATCACAATAAAGCAAACCAGACATTCGCCTTTGACTTCATGGGGTACACCAATAACAGCAGCCTCAGCTACCTGGGCATGCTCGACCAGTACTGACTCTACTTCGCCAGGTCCAACTCTTTTGCCAGCCACTTTGATTGTATCGTCAGAGCGTCCATACAAAAACCAGGAGCCGTCGCTATCGACTTTGGCCCAGTCGCCGTGGTACCAGATACCAGGATACTTAGCAAAATAAGTATCTTCATAGCGCTGGGGATCGCCGAGGAATCCTCTAGTCATGGACGGTGCGGGCTGCTTGCAGACCAGATGACCAATCTCACCATGGATGCTTTCGCCAGCCTCGTTGAATACATCAATATCCATACCAAGTCCAGGTCCACCAAGAGAGCAAGACTTGAGCGGCATCACAGGCAGTGGCATAAGCAAACAGCCCACGACCTCGGTGCCACCACTGATATTGATAATAGGGCAGCGCTTTTGACCTACGTTATCAAAAAACCACATATAACTATCGTGGTCCCAGGGCTCGCCGGTGGAGCCAAGCAGACGCAGACTGGAGAGGTCGGCTTTTTTGACCCACTCATCTCCATAAGCTCTTAGACCACGGATGAGGGTGGGGCTAATGCCCAGAGTGTTTACTTTGTATCTATCTACCATTTGCCAGACACAGTCTGGTTCGGGATAGCCAGGGTGACCTTCGTAGACAACCATGGTGGCACCCCAAAACATAGTGCCGATCATTTCCCATGGTCCCATCATCCAACCGATATCTGTAACCCAAAAGAAAACATCGTCGCTTTTGAGGTCAAAGGCAAAACCAAGCTCTTTAGCAATTTGAGCCAGAGCACCGGCATGTGTATGTACTGTGCCTTTGGGCTTACCTGTTGTACCAGATGTATAGAGATACATACTGGGATGCTCCGCCGAGAGGTCTTTGATAGTCTCAGCCACTGGAGCGTCTTTGAGCAAATCATGGAGCCAGTGATCGCGACCAGCCTGCATTTTTACTTCGTTATCGCAGTGCTTGTAGACGATGACATGCTCTACTTCTGTACCGCTTGCTACAGCCTCATCGGCTTCGGCTTTGATTGGTATCAATTTGCCACGACGCTTGCCGCCATCAGCTGTAAATAATATTTTGGCTTTAGAGTCCACCAGACGACTGGTCAGAGAGTGCGGTCCAAAGCCGCTAAAGACAGGCACAGCCACAGCACCAATCTTGAGACAGGCAAAGAGCACTGCCACTACTTCCGGTACCATCGGCATATAGATACCAATAGCATCGCCCGGTTTGACATTGAGCTTGAGCATGGCACCAGCGATTTTGGACGACAGCTCAGACAGCTCACCATAAGTCAGTTTACGCTTTCTACCGTCTTCGCCTTCCCAGATCATTGCCATATGATCTTTGCCAACCGAGGTGCGGCAACCAGATACTTTGCCTTTTTCTTGATGAAAATCCAGACAGTTACTAACTATATTGAGCTCGCCGTCCTTAAACCATTTGGTCCAGGCAAAACCTTTGCTATCGTCTTTTAGCTTTGTGTAAGGCTTGTTCCACTCAAAGCCCATATATTTGATAGCCGCTTCCCAAAACCACTCAGTATCACTATTGGAGCGCTCAATCAAAGCACGCCAGTCTTTGATGCCGTGGAGCTTCATAAAGTCCGTCACCCGACTTTCGAGATATTGACCGGAGGGTTGCCAAATAATTTCCTGGGTGACTGTGTTATTCATGAGTACTCTACTTGGATGTGACTAATACAAATGCTTGCAGTGATGCCTGGTCTGATAAATACCGCTAAAGATTTTACCCCCAAGGGGCTCTTTACAAGGGCATTTGACCTACAAATTACTAGATTTTAGGCATCCTACTGCAGATGCAATACATCCGGAATCGAGCGAATCAGCACTTCTATAGCCAGCAGGATGCAGCCAAGCAGATTGGCAGTAAGGGCGCAGGCCCAGACTAGCCTTGCTTCTCGCCGCTCAAGCAACATCAAAATAGTGCCTTCTACCATCACCGAATAAGTACCAAAGAGTGTCAGCCCCCAGGGCATACTGCCAGTCATATAAGGTCCAAGACCAAGGACAAGCCCCAGAAAAGAGGCAAAATTCATCATCAAAGAGTCATAAAGACAACGCGGCAAACTGCCCCAATGCATCCGCCAGAGCACAATAGCTTCTACAATTACTATAGGAAAAAACTGGAAGACGTAAAATCCGAGCATCAAGTCCCGCTTGTAAAACAGATAATATGAATAGCATAAAGTCTAAAGGCAAATAACCGTGACGATTGGACCAGAAGAAGAACAAAATATCTGGCCAGGCGCACAGCCGAGGCCTCCACAAAATTATCAAGAGCAAGCCAGTACGGCAAGAGTGGACGGCATGGCATCGGCGGAGGCAATCTTTAGAAACAGGCCAATCCAACCGGCTGGCTACCAGGTCGGTCAAATTGTCTCTGGCCATTATGAAATCCTGGAACTTGTAGGCAAAGGCGGCATGAGCCTGGTCTATAAAGCACGCCATGCCCTTATCGACCAACTGCGGGCCATCAAAGTGCTTGTGGCACCAAACGATCCAGGCGGCAGAGCGCTTTTGAGATTTCAGGAGGAAGCGCGCCTGGCCATGCAGCTAGAGCATGCCAACATCGTGCGCGTCCTGGAGTTTGCCTATCCTGCTGACGGACAGCCTTTTATGGTGATGGACTATATCGAGGGACGCTCCCTGGAGCAGGAGCTTGCTCTGTTTAAACGCTTGTCTGCCGAGCGGGCAATTATCATTGCCAATCAGGTCATAGATGCCCTCGAGTATATCCATAGCAAAGGCATCATCCACCGCGATCTCAAGCCAGCCAATCTGATACTACTCAAAGACACAGACGCTAGAGGCAACACTCAGGTCTCAGGCAAAATCAAACTGATTGACTTTGGCATCGCCAAAAAACTCATTGACGATGAAGAAGACTCCAGACTGGTCACACCCTCAGGCGAAATAGTGGGCTCGCCCCAGCATATGAGCCCAGAGCAATGTGCTGGAGAGCCTATGGATGAGCGCTCCGAGATATATAGTCTGGGCTGCATACTCTATGAAATGTTATCGGGTAAGCCACCCATACAGGGCAAAAATGCGCTCGATACTTTGCGCATGCAAACATCAGTAGAGCCAAGACCGCTAGCCAGTCTGGTAGAAAGCTCCGAAGCTAAAGCCTTAGCACCAGTGGTACACCACTGCCTGGCCAAAGATCCTGACGAGCGCTATCAATCACTAAGCGATCTAAGAGCAGCGCTCAAACAAAAACAAAAGAATAAAAGCAAAGTAAAACTGTTTGTAGCTGCCACCGCCGGTGGTTTACTAGTATCCTTTGCCAGTGGTTTTATGCTCAGCCAGACTATAAAAGGCTCAAGCACAGCTGCCGGTTTAGTAAACACCAATGCCACAAAAGCAACAAACACAATCAGTAAAATCACTCCAGAAATATCAGCCTTTGTCTCTAGCATGCTGGACTCCAGCGACAACATAGAGGCAATTACCAAATACCCAGCGATGAGAGATAACAAGTACAGGCGCGAGGCCGAGTCACTGTTACAGGACCTCAATCTGGCAGCAACACTCAATAGCAAACTTAGTAGCCGACTGGATAAGCTGGCATTTGATGATAGAGACTATGTCGACTCAGCTTACAAAAGTCGATTTTTGATCTAGCGAGCAAACGTAGCAGCGAAAAAGACAGCAAAGCAACAAAAGTTGAGACTGAGCGACTTAAGACACTCTATCTATTAGCTGCCGCTCAATCAGCAGTCTGGCTACCAGATATAAATCCGCATCATTATTTTTGGAATACTATGGAAGCAGCAGGAAAGCTCAAGGATACAGATCCAAACAAAGGCTGGC
Above is a window of Candidatus Obscuribacter sp. DNA encoding:
- a CDS encoding serine/threonine protein kinase, which translates into the protein MTIGPEEEQNIWPGAQPRPPQNYQEQASTARVDGMASAEAIFRNRPIQPAGYQVGQIVSGHYEILELVGKGGMSLVYKARHALIDQLRAIKVLVAPNDPGGRALLRFQEEARLAMQLEHANIVRVLEFAYPADGQPFMVMDYIEGRSLEQELALFKRLSAERAIIIANQVIDALEYIHSKGIIHRDLKPANLILLKDTDARGNTQVSGKIKLIDFGIAKKLIDDEEDSRLVTPSGEIVGSPQHMSPEQCAGEPMDERSEIYSLGCILYEMLSGKPPIQGKNALDTLRMQTSVEPRPLASLVESSEAKALAPVVHHCLAKDPDERYQSLSDLRAALKQKQKNKSKVKLFVAATAGGLLVSFASGFMLSQTIKGSSTAAGLVNTNATKATNTISKITPEISAFVSSMLDSSDNIEAITKYPAMRDNKYRREAESLLQDLNLAATLNSKLSSRLDKLAFDDRDYVDSAYKSRFLI